One Thioclava electrotropha DNA segment encodes these proteins:
- the ppk2 gene encoding polyphosphate kinase 2 — translation MAKDKSDPPFDIPFVGEITRYLEDEAPDAVREAIEEAGKDDMLSPSYPYDEEMKRKKYDRQMDALQVELVKMFWDAKETGKRIAVIFEGRDAAGKGGTIGRMRQNLNPRSAYVVALPKPTETEATQWYFQRYIDWLPAAGQIAMFDRSWYNRGVVEHVFDFCTPEQREHFFYQLPDFEKMLVDDGVILVKLWLNVDRAEQLRRFLKREKDPLKQWKLSWIDVEGLKRWDAYSEAIQETLERSDTDHAPWTVIRSDDKKRARIAAIQTVLNAVDYAHKDPEAIGEIDEKICGGIDVLNV, via the coding sequence ATGGCCAAGGACAAGAGCGACCCGCCGTTCGACATCCCCTTCGTGGGCGAAATCACCCGCTACCTTGAAGACGAAGCGCCCGATGCCGTGCGCGAGGCGATCGAGGAGGCGGGCAAGGATGACATGCTCTCGCCCTCCTACCCCTATGACGAGGAGATGAAGCGCAAGAAATACGACCGCCAGATGGATGCGCTTCAGGTCGAGCTGGTCAAGATGTTCTGGGACGCCAAGGAAACCGGCAAGCGGATCGCGGTGATCTTCGAGGGGCGCGACGCGGCGGGCAAAGGCGGCACGATCGGGCGGATGCGGCAGAACCTGAACCCGCGCTCGGCCTATGTCGTGGCGCTGCCCAAACCCACCGAGACCGAAGCCACGCAATGGTATTTCCAGCGCTATATCGACTGGCTACCCGCGGCGGGCCAGATCGCGATGTTCGACCGGAGCTGGTATAACCGCGGCGTGGTCGAGCATGTCTTCGATTTCTGCACGCCCGAGCAGCGCGAGCATTTCTTTTACCAGCTCCCCGATTTCGAGAAGATGCTGGTGGATGACGGGGTCATCCTCGTGAAGCTCTGGCTGAACGTGGACCGCGCCGAACAGCTGCGCCGCTTCCTCAAGCGCGAGAAGGACCCGCTCAAGCAGTGGAAACTGAGCTGGATCGACGTCGAGGGGCTCAAGCGCTGGGACGCCTATTCCGAGGCGATCCAAGAGACGCTAGAGCGTTCCGACACCGACCATGCACCCTGGACCGTGATCCGTTCGGACGACAAGAAACGCGCCCGGATCGCCGCGATCCAGACGGTGCTGAACGCCGTCGATTACGCGCATAAGGACCCCGAGGCGATTGGCGAGATCGACGAAAAAATCTGCGGCGGCATCGACGTTCTGAATGTCTAA
- a CDS encoding outer membrane protein: MKRIIVTSSILALAGSAAMAGGYTTPAPAPEVTPAPVAVAPAQFSWDGFYAGVQLGYGKANESIDGDGVVGGAHAGYLYDFGNYVLGGELAYNAANIDDSNSGAKVKSMTDLKMIAGAPYNNMLFYGTLGASYVDAEDGAGNGYSDTVPLVGIGMKYAINPKWTVGTELDYRDGNNFDGTTNDLNTTTLNLTASYKF; this comes from the coding sequence ATGAAACGTATCATCGTTACGTCGAGCATTCTGGCACTCGCTGGCTCCGCCGCAATGGCGGGCGGTTACACCACCCCGGCACCGGCCCCCGAGGTCACCCCGGCTCCGGTCGCAGTGGCGCCCGCACAGTTCAGCTGGGACGGCTTCTACGCCGGTGTTCAACTTGGCTACGGCAAAGCCAACGAGTCGATCGACGGCGACGGCGTCGTCGGCGGTGCCCACGCTGGCTACCTATATGACTTCGGCAACTATGTCCTCGGTGGCGAACTGGCCTATAACGCTGCGAACATCGACGACAGCAACTCCGGCGCGAAGGTCAAATCGATGACCGACCTCAAGATGATCGCCGGTGCGCCCTACAACAACATGCTGTTCTACGGCACGCTCGGTGCGTCCTATGTCGACGCCGAAGACGGTGCGGGCAACGGCTATTCCGACACCGTTCCGCTGGTTGGTATCGGCATGAAATATGCCATCAACCCGAAGTGGACCGTCGGGACCGAGCTCGACTATCGTGACGGCAACAACTTCGACGGCACCACCAACGATCTGAACACCACGACGCTGAACCTCACCGCGTCCTACAAGTTCTGA
- a CDS encoding TetR/AcrR family transcriptional regulator, translating into MSKQGYHHGNLRQALVASALELIEEKGPTGFTLSEAAKRAGVTPAAVYRHFEGREDLIAECARQGYLIFGDLLDHAWNGGKPSALAAFSAVGRAYLAFARKYPGHYMAMFESGISPNRSPDLAAVASKSSTAMERATRALMEHVPPTKRPPVAMVAAHVWAMSHGVVELYAREGNRSPYAPEDLLESGIGVYLRGLGLIAPD; encoded by the coding sequence ATGTCTAAGCAAGGCTATCATCACGGCAATCTGCGTCAGGCGCTCGTAGCCTCCGCGCTGGAGCTGATCGAGGAGAAGGGCCCAACCGGGTTCACGCTCTCGGAGGCGGCGAAACGCGCAGGCGTGACCCCGGCTGCGGTCTATCGCCATTTCGAGGGGCGCGAGGACCTGATCGCGGAATGCGCGCGTCAGGGCTATCTGATTTTCGGCGATCTTCTGGATCATGCATGGAACGGTGGGAAGCCTTCGGCACTCGCGGCGTTCTCTGCGGTGGGCCGGGCCTATCTGGCTTTCGCCCGGAAATATCCGGGTCACTACATGGCGATGTTCGAAAGCGGCATCTCGCCCAACCGCTCGCCCGACCTTGCAGCGGTGGCGAGTAAATCGAGCACCGCGATGGAACGCGCGACGCGGGCCCTGATGGAACATGTGCCGCCGACAAAACGCCCTCCCGTCGCGATGGTCGCAGCGCATGTCTGGGCGATGAGCCACGGCGTGGTGGAACTCTACGCGCGTGAGGGAAATCGCTCGCCCTACGCCCCCGAGGATCTGTTGGAAAGCGGCATCGGCGTCTATCTGCGGGGCCTCGGCCTGATCGCCCCGGATTGA